A genome region from Bradyrhizobium sp. WSM1417 includes the following:
- a CDS encoding caspase family protein: MWLPYKRVIGLVFLRFSALWQGMMARLLRSAVLALLGVLALAGGDVYAAAEKRVALVVGNSDYKDPALILPNPKNDAGAIADVLKSLDFEVQVVTNVGKRDMDGVLERFARLAVTADTAMFFYAGHAIQYQGKNYLMPVDAKLEDEISVRYNLVSVDDVRSTLDRASGVKILVLDACRNNPIADRLERMANGSQSRGLPATRGLARIDKTQGMVVAYATAADDVALDGNTSHSPFSAALIKEMQEPGLEIGTMFRRVARDVNDATGGRQRPETSISLLSEYFLNQSDRKIWEDMRENADIPQIREFLRRYPNSVSALDAQYRLEVLERARRDREDEDARIRREALKKELEEQEKAARAEIARLQDERKQADTAAAQKEAQRKQDEQAQLAAIEDQKKREKQAQDERIAQQQREEQGRLAKLEQDRKNAEKSLSEKKEAEQRRLAAEKLAALEQERVKAQQEVAAREEARRKDEEARKRAEATCKAEQTTVETIGRNETKLNQFVTASTCADAKVRAQSVIAALIGEREQAQRVCDSEGKQLATLVKAPGTIETRSKLADLQSSLSCSTLAPKIVEAIGRVNIEIMRGLVRSSQAELRRLGCYRGAENGDLNDATKDALRKVYVALGKSDDVQDIDDGVLSDLKKADAPICTQPKPEQEDKPVASRPATTNKMKAAVRPSRAVRDDRPAPAPSARAESRASSGGGGSGSVSVHGVSF; encoded by the coding sequence TTGTGGCTGCCCTATAAACGCGTGATTGGTTTAGTTTTTTTGCGGTTTTCCGCGCTTTGGCAGGGCATGATGGCCAGGCTGCTACGATCGGCGGTCTTAGCGCTTCTGGGGGTGCTCGCCCTGGCGGGCGGCGATGTCTATGCTGCTGCCGAGAAGCGCGTTGCCTTGGTGGTTGGTAATTCCGACTACAAGGATCCCGCTTTGATCCTCCCCAATCCAAAGAATGATGCCGGTGCGATCGCGGACGTCCTGAAATCACTCGATTTCGAGGTCCAGGTCGTCACCAATGTGGGCAAGCGAGACATGGACGGCGTCCTTGAACGCTTCGCTCGCCTGGCGGTAACAGCCGATACAGCGATGTTCTTTTACGCCGGTCACGCAATCCAGTATCAGGGTAAGAACTACCTGATGCCGGTCGACGCAAAGTTGGAAGACGAGATCAGCGTCCGCTACAACCTTGTTTCTGTCGACGACGTGCGATCGACGCTCGATCGCGCGAGTGGCGTAAAGATCCTGGTTCTCGACGCCTGCCGTAACAACCCGATTGCCGACCGGCTGGAACGCATGGCGAATGGCAGTCAGTCGCGCGGCCTTCCGGCAACACGCGGCCTCGCGCGTATCGACAAGACGCAAGGCATGGTGGTGGCTTACGCCACGGCGGCGGACGACGTCGCCCTCGACGGCAACACCTCGCACAGCCCGTTCAGCGCCGCCTTGATCAAGGAAATGCAGGAGCCCGGCCTAGAGATCGGGACGATGTTCCGAAGAGTTGCGCGCGACGTCAACGACGCGACAGGCGGGAGGCAGCGACCGGAAACCTCGATAAGCCTGCTCAGCGAATATTTCCTCAACCAGTCAGACCGAAAGATTTGGGAGGACATGCGCGAAAACGCGGACATTCCCCAAATCCGTGAGTTCCTGCGGCGTTATCCTAATTCTGTCAGCGCGCTTGACGCGCAATACCGGCTTGAGGTGCTGGAACGCGCCAGGCGAGACCGCGAGGATGAGGACGCCCGAATCCGCCGCGAAGCTCTCAAGAAGGAATTGGAAGAGCAGGAGAAAGCGGCGCGCGCCGAGATCGCTCGCCTCCAGGATGAGCGCAAGCAGGCCGACACTGCTGCGGCCCAGAAGGAAGCTCAGCGCAAACAGGACGAGCAGGCGCAACTGGCCGCGATCGAAGATCAGAAGAAGCGCGAAAAGCAGGCCCAGGATGAGCGTATCGCGCAACAGCAACGCGAAGAGCAGGGGCGGCTCGCGAAGCTTGAGCAGGACCGCAAGAACGCCGAAAAGTCGCTGTCCGAAAAGAAGGAAGCCGAACAACGCCGTTTGGCCGCAGAGAAGCTCGCGGCTCTCGAACAGGAGCGTGTCAAGGCTCAGCAGGAAGTCGCTGCCCGCGAGGAGGCTCGCCGCAAGGACGAGGAAGCCCGCAAGAGGGCAGAAGCCACCTGCAAGGCCGAGCAAACCACGGTCGAGACAATCGGGCGCAATGAGACCAAGCTAAACCAGTTCGTCACTGCCTCGACTTGCGCCGATGCCAAGGTGCGGGCGCAAAGCGTGATCGCAGCCCTTATCGGTGAGCGCGAGCAGGCTCAGCGAGTGTGCGACTCCGAGGGCAAGCAGCTCGCGACGCTGGTCAAGGCTCCCGGCACGATCGAGACCCGTAGCAAGCTCGCCGACCTGCAGTCTTCGCTGAGTTGCTCAACCCTCGCGCCGAAAATTGTCGAGGCGATCGGCCGCGTGAACATCGAGATCATGCGTGGTCTGGTACGCAGCTCGCAAGCCGAGCTCCGCAGGCTTGGCTGCTACCGCGGCGCCGAAAATGGCGACTTGAACGACGCCACGAAGGACGCGCTCAGGAAAGTTTATGTCGCTCTCGGCAAGTCTGATGACGTGCAGGACATCGACGATGGCGTCCTCTCCGACCTGAAGAAGGCGGACGCGCCGATCTGCACGCAGCCGAAGCCCGAACAGGAAGACAAGCCGGTTGCCAGCCGTCCCGCGACCACGAACAAGATGAAGGCGGCGGTGCGCCCGAGCCGGGCGGTGCGCGACGACCGTCCGGCCCCCGCTCCTTCGGCCCGCGCGGAATCCCGCGCGTCATCGGGTGGCGGCGGTAGCGGAAGCGTTTCCGTTCACGGCGTCAGCTTCTGA
- a CDS encoding DUF4424 domain-containing protein — protein MYRLRATILATGLVFSGYSAAIANDSAAELSIGGLQFARAPNVEMRSEDLRISLDRVRVRYEFVNTSTAPVTLTVAFPLPDIDLSEGESISFPANDPLNFVDFETKVDGSPIKFSTDQRAFLGDKDVSAELRELKVPILPLGSQQFRPQDLPATTRTKMASEGLLTPAGSDERGRPLYAAGWVVKTAVYREQTFPPGKPVIVEHSYRPSVGASTDTILRKRLRQDKAMAKEFERYRKDYCVSEDFLQELDKMAGLAPNNGAGVQERRISYVLKTGANWAGPIKTFHLSIDRGSRLVSYCPGKLATSAAKQALDVSATDFTPDRDIKLLFVGKF, from the coding sequence ATGTATCGGCTTCGTGCAACCATACTCGCTACAGGTCTGGTTTTCAGCGGTTATTCCGCCGCAATCGCGAACGACTCTGCGGCTGAACTCTCTATCGGCGGCTTACAGTTCGCGCGCGCTCCAAACGTGGAGATGAGGAGCGAGGACCTTAGGATCTCACTAGATCGCGTCAGGGTCCGTTACGAGTTCGTGAATACTTCCACAGCCCCGGTGACGCTGACCGTCGCGTTCCCGCTTCCCGACATCGATCTCTCGGAAGGCGAAAGCATTTCCTTCCCGGCCAACGACCCGCTGAACTTCGTCGATTTTGAAACCAAGGTGGACGGCAGCCCGATCAAATTCAGCACCGATCAGCGAGCCTTTCTCGGGGACAAGGATGTCAGCGCCGAGTTGCGCGAGCTCAAGGTGCCCATTCTTCCGCTCGGCTCTCAACAGTTCAGGCCGCAGGATTTGCCTGCGACGACCCGAACCAAAATGGCGTCGGAGGGATTGCTGACGCCAGCGGGCAGCGATGAACGCGGACGGCCGCTCTACGCCGCCGGCTGGGTCGTCAAGACCGCCGTCTATCGAGAGCAGACCTTCCCGCCGGGCAAGCCGGTCATCGTGGAACACAGCTACAGGCCCAGCGTCGGTGCCAGCACCGATACCATCCTCAGGAAGCGGCTGCGGCAGGACAAGGCGATGGCGAAGGAATTCGAGCGTTACCGCAAGGACTATTGCGTGAGTGAGGATTTCCTCCAGGAACTCGACAAGATGGCGGGCTTGGCGCCCAACAATGGCGCCGGCGTCCAGGAGCGGCGGATCAGCTACGTCCTTAAGACCGGCGCCAATTGGGCGGGCCCGATCAAGACCTTTCACCTGTCGATCGACAGAGGAAGCCGACTCGTCAGCTATTGTCCCGGCAAACTGGCGACGTCAGCGGCAAAGCAGGCTCTCGATGTGTCAGCAACCGACTTCACACCGGACCGCGATATCAAGTTGCTGTTCGTTGGGAAGTTCTAA
- a CDS encoding invasion associated locus B family protein: MAAESSLWSTGWLFGTASQAGETGQLAEAKQKAPAAPAKPSEGAPPQQGAETPAPQAEKTETTNFENWILNCREFVEGPKKRSCAMTVSVRKSDTNRVVLSWTVRPNDKGQLMSIVETLPGISIPPGIQLKFEKSSATKTIPIEVCEPAWCAGSLAMDKAFIQEASASGKVMIVITSSTGQPVQFEFPIKGFEKAYAKM; this comes from the coding sequence GTGGCCGCGGAGAGCTCGTTATGGTCGACCGGCTGGCTATTTGGCACCGCGTCCCAGGCCGGCGAGACCGGGCAGCTTGCCGAGGCCAAGCAGAAGGCGCCGGCCGCGCCGGCCAAACCTTCCGAGGGAGCGCCGCCGCAACAGGGTGCGGAAACGCCGGCGCCGCAGGCCGAAAAAACAGAGACGACCAATTTCGAAAACTGGATCCTGAACTGCCGGGAGTTCGTGGAAGGACCGAAGAAGCGGAGCTGCGCAATGACGGTCTCCGTCCGCAAGTCGGACACCAATCGCGTGGTGCTGTCCTGGACGGTTCGCCCGAACGACAAGGGACAGCTCATGTCCATCGTGGAAACGCTGCCGGGTATCTCGATCCCCCCGGGCATTCAGCTGAAGTTCGAGAAGAGTTCGGCCACCAAGACCATTCCGATCGAGGTCTGTGAACCTGCCTGGTGCGCGGGTTCGTTGGCGATGGACAAGGCCTTCATCCAGGAGGCGTCCGCCTCCGGAAAGGTGATGATCGTCATCACATCTTCGACCGGCCAGCCCGTTCAGTTCGAATTCCCGATCAAGGGGTTTGAGAAGGCCTACGCGAAGATGTGA